A single window of Neospora caninum Liverpool complete genome, chromosome XII DNA harbors:
- a CDS encoding Suppressor of variegation 2-10, isoform E,related, whose product MLSIEQLHAHTCAELVGMCRELGLPHSGRRKQVLVQALYDYQRSNGGIPPQVVSRFAGRTSHAASRFSHAPHAMQAPSAHGQGSASAHAYIPPYSSQGYQHSAVNLYPPAAPHHASAYHAVHAASRHQTLLAGDGLGPLARSRGALANGGNQGASEGPHAGDRGGFGAGKAAQNAGVASSAGNEMFGRCLCRGTVGSAPRKGHTPTLKCILCNAWNHAGCYPADYNTQDFVCSMCRMKRLDPFFPVAEVLWDSRLEQSHYVLELNTQQLRKWRAEGKEVIVRCMQVDIHPLYQSWPKTMNIVVNGRVEETVAAPSWEHKRRDMPIPITQYLKNSRNRIEFTWTNYDEPQVFHIGVFLCDSRTPDSLSKQVWQCGQLNEPEAEKRVLDIINNRTGNSGKSDDSDDDDDVMCLEVTRRIKLLCPVTFTRIEVPCRGRACMHLQCYDLAGYLLVTKNTKAFNTRWKCPECHLYVRPDELVIDGFVQKILSGTDEDATVVELQADASFRVVTEDELKEESKRAEKQRQLASGGQAGGSSPEGELKASQDGPAKKAFEVVEMLSDSDEDEAEASGNATRDASAAPACTAPSFPAAVAPEGRPGSVGAQRAETPSVSPASSEASGPSLASDGSPQSESEAPEKPATPLTPSKIRERSRLDDDDGLPPQAAKRSRRVVVSPVSSPTPLADPAGSCPSAPPDLSLPSPSPKGDSTAALASPEPSSEGSSGPGSAGNSESPSRTLPGPLRREEQAILVVLSSDDDGDSPGQAGADKENHGEERKRGAGGRSPEPERNGGQAPGPSPLCFKQKQEFPPPEPATGSANATAAALGDSSGALPAVSAFPGGGESAASRDESAASRDQSAASRDESAASRDDSATGGTEFPGFALVQGLPNCAAGCPDTTSPRTDPLRPMQTALASPHFSLLAGAAADNPISVSDSSDGEEGSWREDGEGADSQEGGSDSQQQASSDPRKQASETELPPPSLSDSSSCPSSSQTETLSASRPPQPPLGSPGSAPVFPYSAPSSSPPPDMSPATLTGGAAPLPVAWSPEGENTGRDAQSKDLPWLSFPPSRGETAHAAASRWGSDAPPEGDSGASRASRRGRDGEREGHADGGKRPRSASDRPVAGVRRARAPVVPPPLFLSRSNGTGDEGRKLRQRSGEEGRRPPAGRGGDREADAEASGPASSTAVASQLSLSGVSASDTLGGSPQPTGLGEARPSPRASPQADPAASDQENAATNRPQLSPFPAPRGASVLGRRSTDPAPSPPVADAAAVPFLSPAPTSAGGPAPALQSRGPNLGGLSLHAPRAADEQERLERPSVRASQPAASPEDEFGRSSPTTCSASPSPGASAPSHDVWPHASPPASLSSSRAGALPVPSGGVSFSGASLPGSPSSRASFLAPAGAAHAGPEGSRGEGLEPGEEETVASGAGGPAYSQEEEQEELHRERLQRQKLDGQLRTEELQGRRGGLSGGCGLAPPAPARAGLPTPAFGPCSASLQPALAASQGQNAPSVLVSGIHAYPTRTQNPETAATYSASDFFENPFFSLPSGFPPAPAQSGPDCASAGERLVDATQPAPSLRVPDNLGERQPPALFAESLDREMFWPELNSVLDLEGEAPRAPRTLGALLSADARAPASMLPAFSATERFAPAQAGGQPSVFSGEEEETRTAERGGERPGRRAVLSPSAELSAGGDSELRRDSPEGAIHFLPQSPPAALGAFPVSAARPSMAPGLFRGREDFAFAQERTEAGESQNRARSGFQ is encoded by the exons ATGTTGTCGATTGAGCA ACTTCACGCGCACACCTGCGCCGAGCTGGTGGGCATGTGCCGGGAACTGGGCCTCCCGCACTCTGGCCGACGCAAGCAAGTCCTCGTTCAGGCGCTCTACGACTACCAGCGCTCGAACGGCGGCATCCCCCCTCAAGTAGTCAGTCGCTTCGCGGGGCGAACCTCGCACGCTGCTTCCAGATTCTCACACGCCCCGCATGCGATGCAGGCCCCGTCTGCACACGGACAAGGAAGCG CGTCGGCGCACGCGTACATTCCTCCGTACTCCTCGCAAGGCTACCAGCATTCCGCGGTGAATTTGTACCCCCCCGCTGCGCCGCACCACGCTTCTGCCTACCACGCTGTCCACGCCGCGAGTCGCCACCAGACGCTGCTTGCGGGCGACGGTCTCGGGCCCCTCGCCAGGTCGCGCGGCGCATTGGCGAACGGCGGGAACCAGGGAGCGTCGGAGGGACCGCATGCAGGGGATCGCGGCGGATTCGGAGCCGGAAAAGCCGCGCAGAACGCAGGCGTCGCCTCCAGCGCCGGAAATGAAATGTTTGGGCGTTGCCTGTGTCGAGGCACGGTCGGGTCTGCCCCGCGCAAAGGCCATACCCCGACTCTGAAGTGCATCCTCTGCAACGCGTGGAAT CATGCAGGATGCTACCCAGCAGATTACAATACGCAAGATTTCGTTTGCTCGATGTGCCGAATGAAGCGGCTCGATCCTTTCTTCCCGGTT GCGGAAGTCCTCTGGGACTCGCGACTGGAGCAGAGCCACTACGTCTTGGAACTGAACACGCAGCAGCTTCGCAAGTGGCGAGCAGAAGGCAAGGAAGTGATTGTCCGATGCATGCAAGTCGACATCCATCCTCTGTACCAGTCGTGGCCCAAGACCATGAACATCGTGGTCAACGGCAGA gtcGAGGAGACTGTAGCAGCGCCTTCTTGGGAGCATAAGCGAAGAGATATGCCGATTCCA ATAACGCAGTACCTGAAAAACAGCCGGAACCGAATCGAATTCACCTGGACGAACTACGACGAGCCGCAGGTGTTCCACAtcggcgtctttctctgcgacTCCAGGACGCCAGACTCCCTTTCG aagCAAGTTTGGCAATGCGGCCAGCTGAACGAGccggaggcagaaaaacgcgtgctGGACATTATCAACAACAGGACTGGGAACTCGGGCAAATCTGACGATTCCGACGATGACGACGACGTCATGTGCCTGGAAGTGACTCGCCGCATCAAACTGCTCTGTCCAGTGACGTTCACGCG GATCGAAGTCCCCTGTCGCGGCcgagcgtgcatgcacctaCAGTGCTACGACTTGGCGGGCTACCTCCTCGTCACGAAGAACACCAAGGCCTTCAACACGCGGTGGAAATGCCCGGAGTGTCATCTCTACGTGCGTCCCGACGAGCTCGTCATCGACGGCTTCGTCCAGAAAATCTTGTCGGgcacagacgaagacgcaacCGTCGTCGAGCTCCAGGCG GACGCGTCTTTCCGGGTTGTGACGGAAGACGAGTTAAAGGAGGAGTCCAAGCGAGCCGAGAAGCAACGCCAACTCGCCTCGGGTGGCCAGGCAGGAGGGAGCTCTCCGGAAGGCGAG ctcaAGGCTTCTCAAGATGGCCCAGCAAAAAAAGCTTTTGAAGTCGTCGAAATGC TGAGCGActccgacgaagacgaggcggaggctTCAGGAAATGCGACGCGGGATGCCAGCGCGGCGCCCGCCTGCACGGCTCCATCGTTTCCGGCCGCAGTCGCGCCCGAGGGCAGGCCGGGGTCTGTTGGCGCCCAACGAGCGGAGACTCCGAGCGTCTCACCGGCGAGTAGCGAGGCTAGCGGGCCTTCCCTGGCGTCGGACGGTAGCCcgcagagcgagagcgaggcaccGGAGAAGCCTGCTACGCCGCTGACTCCGTCGAAAATCCGAGAACGCTCAAGACTCGACGATGACGACG GCCTTCCGCCGCAGGCTGCGAAGCGTTCTCGTCGCGTGGTTGTGTCGCCAGTTTCGTCGCCGACACCGCTCGCCGACCCGGCGGGGTCGTGTCCCTCGGCGCCGCCCGATCTgtcgctgccgtctccgtctccaaaGGGCGACAGTACGGCCGCGCTGGCCAGTCCGGAGCCGTCGTCTGAAGGATCGTCTGGGCCAGGCTCGGCGGGGAACTCCGAGAGTCCCTCGCGGACTCTGCCGGGGCCTCTGCGGCGCGAGGAACAGGCGATCCTCGTTGTCCTTTCCTCggacgacgacggcgactCACCGGGGCAGGCGGGCGCAGACAAAGAAAAccacggcgaggaaaggaagagaggcgcgggaggTCGCAGTCCAGAACCCGAGCGGAACGGCGGCCAGGCTCCCGGGCCGAGCCCTCTTTGCT TCAAGCAAAAGCAAGAGTTCCCGCCGCCTGAGCCGGCCACTGGGTCAGCGAACGCGACGGCCGCGGCGCTCGGCGACTCGAGCGGGGCGTTGCCTGCGGTCTCAGCGTTTCCTGGAGGGGGCGAgtctgcagcttctcgcgacgagtctgcagcttctcgtgACCAgtctgcagcttctcgtgACGAgtctgcagcttctcgtgACGACTCAGCAACCGGCGGCACGGAGTTTCCtggcttcgctctcgtccaAGGCTTACCGAACTGTGCCGCAGGCTGTCCTGACACCACGAGTCCTCGCACAGACCCGCTTCGGCCTATGCAAACCGCTCTCGCCTCACCACATTTCTCCCTTTTGGCCGGAGCGGCGGCGGACAACCCGATTTCGGTGTCGGACTCGAgtgacggagaagagggatcctggcgagaagacggcgaaggcgccgactcTCAGGAGGGAGGCTCAGACTCGCAACAACAGGCCTCATCAGACCCGCGCAAACAGGCGAGCGAAACCGAGCtcccgcctccctctctgtctgaCTCGTCGTCTTGTCCCTCATCTTCCCAGACCGAGACTCTGTCTGCCTCgaggccgccgcagccgcctctCGGCTCTCCGGGTTCTGCGCCCGTGTTCCCTTactctgcgccttcttcctcgccaccgCCGGACATGTCTCCCGCCACTTTGAccggaggcgcggcgcccCTCCCGGTCGCGTGGAgcccagaaggcgaaaacacgGGCCGAGACGCGCAGTCTAAAGATTTGCCCTGGCTGTCTTTCCCGCCGTCGAGGGGGGAGAccgcgcatgcggcggcctcgcggTGGGGCTCTGACGCGCCTCCTGAGGGCGACTCGGGggcgtcgcgcgcctctcggcggggccgagacggcgaacgCGAGGGCCACGCAGACGGCGGAAAGCGGCCGAGAAGCGCGTCGGATCGCCCCGTCGCGGGCGTCCGGCGCGCACGCGCCCCAGTCGTCCCTCCGCCGCTCTTTCTGTCGCGCTCGAAcgggacaggagacgaaggcaggAAACTGCGGCAGCGGtcgggggaagaaggaaggcgcccGCCAGCAGGCCGCggtggagacagggaggcagACGCTGAAGCGTCGGGCCCCGCTTCATCAACTGCTGTGGCGAGTCAGTTGTCTCTTTCCGGTGTGTCGGCTTCGGACACTCTTGGCGGCTCTCCGCAACCCACCGGTCTTGGCGAGGCGCGTCCGTCGCCTCGGGCGTCTCCGCAAGCCGATCCAGCTGCTTCAGATCAAGAAAATGCGGCCACAAACCGCCCTCaactttcgccttttcccgcgcCTCGCGGAGCCAGCGTCCTAGGCCGTCGGTCCACAGAccccgcgccgtctccgccggtGGCGGACGCCGCTgccgttccttttctgtctccggcgcccaCCTCAGCCGGCGGCCCCGCGCCGGCTCTTCAGTCGCGGGGCCCTAATCTAggtggcctctctctgcatgcccCCAGAGCAGCGGATGAACAGGAGAGACTCGAGCGTCCAAGCGTGCGAGCTTCTCAGCCTGCGGCCAGTCCAGAAGACGAGTTCGGCCGATCCAGCCCTACGACCTGctcggcttcgccttcgccaggCGCGTCTGCGCCGTCACACGACGTTTGGCcgcacgcctcgccgcctgcgtctctgtcttcgagCCGCGCAGGCGCCCTGCCCGTCCCTTCcggcggtgtctccttctcagGGGCCAGCCTTCCgggttcgccttcttcgcgagcCTCCTTCCTGGCGCCGGCTGGGGCGGCACACGCGGGGCCTGAAGGCAGTCGGGGCGAGGGACTGGAGCcgggcgaagaggagaccgTCGCTTCCGGCGCTGGCGGGCCCGCATACTcccaagaagaagagcaagaagagctTCACCgcgagcggctgcagcgacaGAAACTGGATGGGCAACTTCGGACTGAAGAGCTCCAAGGACGTCGCGGCGGCCTTTCGGGAGGCTGTGGCCTCGCCCCTCCGGCGCCCGCGCGTGCCGGCCTGCCTACCCCCGCCTTCGGTCCGtgttccgcgtctctccagccTGCGCTAGCCGCGTCTCAAGGCCAGAATGCCCCGagcgttctcgtctccggaATCCACGCTTACCCGACTCGCACGCAGAACCcggagacggcagcgacGTACTCCGCCTCGGACTTTTTCGAAaacccttttttctcgctgccttcggGCTTCCCGCCCGCTCCAGCGCAGAGTGGACCGGACTGTGCCTCTGCTGGCGAGCGGCTCGTGGATGCGACTCAGCCCGCGCCGAGTCTGCGCGTCCCCGATAACCtcggcgagaggcagccgccTGCCTTGTTCGCTGAGTCTCTGGATCGCGAAATGTTCTGGCCAGAGTTGAACTCCGTTCTGGACCTCGAGGGCGAAGCTCCACGGGCCCCGCGGACGCTCGGTGCCCTGTTGAGTGCCGACGCCCGAGCTCCAGCTTCGATGCTTCCGGCCTTTTCGGCGACTGAGCGCTTCGCCCCTGCCCAGGCTGGCGGTCAGCCGAGCGTCTtcagcggcgaagaagaggagactcGAAcggcagagcgaggcggcgagaggccaGGCCGACGCGCGGTTTTGAGTCCTTCCGCGGAGCTCTCAGCCGGCGGCGACTCCGAGCTGAGAAGGGACAGTCCGGAAGGCGCGATCCACTTCCTGCCTCAGAGTCCCCCCGCAgccctcggcgccttccccgtctcggCGGCTCGGCCGTCGATGGCGCCTGGCCTTTTCCGAGGCCGCGAGGACTTCGCGTTCGCGCAAGAGCGAacggaggcgggagaaagcCAGAACAGAGCTCGGAGCGGCTTCCAGTGA